In the Populus trichocarpa isolate Nisqually-1 chromosome 1, P.trichocarpa_v4.1, whole genome shotgun sequence genome, TCTGTCAGTCCCATGCAATCTGCTTATTCCACTACATCAGCCTTGGAAGTCTCCTAATAACAAGTAACGACATTCCTCAGTTAAAATGATTAATTGACATTCCCTTTGTAATACATGTAATTGATTGGACTTACCTTACATTGCTGAGTTTCTGTAAATAGACTTGAGAAAGTCTAACCCATGTACCAATATTTATATTGCATACAACAGAATAGAACGATACTTTTTGTGTGGCCATTATTCTCAATCTTTCTGCTCTCATCCCTTTCTCTTCCATtgagtttattttcttataagtaGCATCATTCCTGACAACTCTAATAAATGATTGTCAGTGCTACTTGTGTTCAACTAGAAACTCAGCTCAAACCAAATTTTACATGTGCAAATACTTCAGCTATTATGAGTATTTTCCTGTACAATCTCTTTCACTTCCCTGTTCATGTCCTTCTCCTCCGAGATGAAGTCTAAGCTGTTTTCGGCAATCGATATTTCTTTATCATCAAAATCAGCGGCCTGAGGGGCCTTGAACATTTCATCATTTTCTAGTTTGGATAATTTCTCCTTGGACTCTCCCTTCAGCAGCTCTACCACATCAAGCATTGTGGGTCTTCTCTCCGGCTGAGTGTGAGCACAAACAAGAGAGACAAAGACAACCCTTCTCAACTCTTCCTCGTCATACTTCCCATTCAGCTCGGGATCTGCCAGTTCACTGAACTTCCTCTCACAAGCCAATGGCAGAGCCCAATCTGTAATTGTTCTTTTAACTGTGGGACTCATCTTCTCAAGTGGTCTCTTTCCAATAGCAAGCTCTAGCAAGAGAATTCCAAAGCTGTATACATCATAACTCTCTGATGCTTTCCCAAGCATAGCATATTCAGGGGCAAGGTAGCCAAGTGTACCTTTAACTCTTGTTGTTACATGTGTTGCACCATCAGGGATAAGCTTTGCAAATCCAGAATCTAGCAACACATTGCTAGCTTTGATGTCTCTGTGGATGATATGGGGGGTTGCATGGTGGTGAAGATAACTTGAATAATCAAACAATGAAGATAGCTATATATCAACGGGACAACATAGGAAGTAGTTGAGTTTGATATACTTAAGCGATTCCCGCAGCAGATCCTATCGTAATATTCATCCGTCAAGAAGACATTCTGCAGATGCTGTgttgaaattcaaaatcaactagGATTTATAGTTTATAAGAGTTTTAATATTAGCTAAACGAGGAATCCTTGATGGAGAAGGATTTGTAATAAACTAGTTTATTACAATCCTTGTCTAGTTAGAATGTTAGATTCCTTATTAGATTAGGATTTCTTTTGAatagtttaatttcttgattagcTAGGATTTGAGGCCTATAAATAGGCTTGTAATCTTAAGCATTACACATAAGTTGAGAGAGATATAAAGAAGAGCTAGAAAGGTTTATCTTTTGAGAGAactcttaataaaatatcattcatctgattcttcttctttttgatcGAAATGTAAGTatatttaaaagatcaaaataaaacaagctgGGGGACCAGCAGGTTCTTGTACAGAGATATACAAAAGGGAACAAGCTCCCTAACAAATAATTACATCTAGCCCATCTAAAAGGGAGCTACGAACCAAAGGAAAAGGCAAACATTGGTTACATGGGGAACCTAATCAGAGAGGAGGTGCCTAACCTCACCaaacaaaataaccaaaaagGCAGAATAGAGTAATAGTACTACCCAGTAGCCAGCCAGGACTATTTCAGACAACAACCCGCAGAATTCACCATACACAAGGAGAGAACCATGATAAAAGCATAGCATATAACCTTGCCAGCATAGGCCAACAACAACCAAAGAATGGAGCACAGTACTGCGCAAGAGCAACAACTGCCACcatccatcatcttcttcttgttcttatgtttgttcttataaattagCTACCACACCCTATCCTTCTTTTCCAACAAATGGTATTAGAGCTTAGGTTTGATTATTTAATATGACCAATTCAATTTTTCCACTTCAATATCCTAGATTGACAAAGGACAACTATCAAACTTGGTGTATTCGAGTAAAGCTTGGCTAAGTTTCAAGATGTATGGGAAATGGTTGAAAAAGGCTTTGAGAAGCCTATAGATGGAGCAATGTTAACTTTAGCCCAAAGAAAGGTCGTGCAAAAGGCACGAAGGAAGGATCAACTAGCACTAACAATAATCCACCATTGTCTAGATGACGTCACTTTTCATATAGTGGCTAACGCAACCACTACCAAGCAAGCATAGAAAGTTTTGCAAGAATCAAACCAAGGAGTTGAGAATGTGAGAAAGGTACGTTTACAAAAACTGCATGGTGACTTTGAGAAGTTACATATACTTGAATTAGAGAATATTTCAGAATACTTTACAAGAGTATTGGTCATAATACTTTACAAGAGTAAAACAAAGGACAATCCATGTGCCAACGTTTTCACCCATCAAAGTTCCAATAAAGCAAAGGGATGGGCGTTCTTACAAAGAGTGGTAAACGAGAAACCAGTAAGGAATGTCACATACCAAACAAGTGAGGAAGATCGTGAATGGCTAAGTCGTAGTCTAGTTGGGCTTTTTTCAAATGGAACTGATTATGctaagattaaaaataagatgTTGATGACTTTGCACAACATGGAAGGCTTTCGGTTCCTAGGGGCGTCAAAAGCAATCCTCACCTTCAAATCACAACAAGATATGCAGCTTACGGCAGATGAAGAGAAGGAATTTTGGGGACaatattttgaagaattaaGACCCTGGTGCATCACGGATAAGGCCTTTGACATTTTCTCTTGGATACTTATCTCTGGTCTCCCCATTGTAGCTTGGAATATGGAATGCATTAAATGACTAGTGGGGGGAGACTGTAAGGTCCTTGGGTATGACTTGACTTCTGTTAGTAAAGGAACTATATCGGGGTTAACAATCTTGGTAGGCAAGCCACCCACGGTTTCTATTAATGGAACAGTTAATCTCACGATAGATAAGGAATAAGTGGAAATTAACATCTCGAAGATTAAATATGAGGCCTGCACGGATTTGGCCTCGCTCATTTACTCCCTTGGGGTTAATCAAGAGTTTGATTCTGAGCTGGATTGCACTTCATCACCAAGTGATTCTGAGATAGTAGCTACAAAGACGCAACCATATATGGCTGCAAACAAGAACTCCTCCTTTACGGACTTAGAATATGTCACAGAAGCAATTATGATGCAGTGTTTTAGCAGATGTGAGgtagagaaagaaagggatgCAAACGGTTATGAAGCTCAGGTTTATTTCCCAGAAATCCTGGATGATTACATGATTCAAGATTTGACTGCAAGAGTGAAATGGCAGACATCTACCCCTACAATTTTTAGTATTCCTCgtaaagataaggaaaaaggaACAAACAACATGTCTGTCATGGAAGAAGATCAACAGAGTTGGCCTACATCGAACCTAGCCCGCAACATGACTCTCAGAAATGGTAAACAGCTTGGTGACATCAAATGTCATGAGGGTCACAGGAAGGCAGCCATTTCAACTGATTCAAATAGTAGTGCTGGAAATGAAGACTCAATCGACTCTTGCATCAGAGCTGTCAACCAAAGACTCCAACTATCTCAGCCCCCATCAGACCTCCCTGCAGCTTGTGATGAGGTTGGGGCTATGAAAGATATTGGCCAGAAATTGGGTATTGAATTTGGTACAACTGGTGAGAGTACTGAAGTCACGATACAAGAGGCCATTGATGCAGAACAGGACCATTGGAACAGGTATGTCCAGTAGGCTATTATGCATCTGTGCATGGTTTTATATTCCTTTTATGATTCTTAGCTGGAATGTGTGTGGGTTGGGATCTAGTTCTAAAAGAAAGGCCATTAACAAATAcattaaagattttaatgttattgtatgttttattattgaaacTAAACTTTCATGCTCAAACTCTATGTTCTTTAGTCTGTGGCATGGACAGAATATTAAATGGTTCAGTATAGAGGCTCAGGGTAGATCAGGTGGGTTGTTAGCCATATGGGATGAGGATCTCTTCAGGGTGGATTCAATTGAATATGCTGGGAGCTGGATTAGCTTATTTGGCTCCTTTGTTGATGATGTTTTTGATTGTGTGATCACTGGGTATTATGGAGCTGGCTCTAGAGCTGAAAGAGCAGCCTCCTGGTCGGAACTTACTGAACTCAAACATGCATTTTCGGATTACCCCTGGTTTTTAATAGGTGATTTTAATGAGACCTTATCCAAGACAGATAGAAGTAGTGGTCTGCTAGACAGGAGAGGGGCTTTAGAATTCCAAACTTTCATTGATGGTTGTGAATTGATAGAATACCCACTGGTGAATCATCGTTTTACCTGGTTTAGAGGTGGTTCTATGAGTAGGCTAGACAGAGCCTTTGCTCACACACGATGCCTATCTCACTTTAGTTCATTGAAGCTGATTAGACTGGATCATGGTCTCTCGGATCATTGTCCCTTGATTGTTGGTAAGGAACAAGTTAACTGGGGATGGAAGCCATTTAAATGTTTAGACTGTTGGCTCATGGCACCATCTTTCCAAAACACTATGAAGGTCTTCTGGCAGGAAATTATGCATGATATCCCTGGCAACTTTCAGGTGATCAGACGAATTAGTGCTCTGTGACTGAAGCTAGGCCAGTGGAATAAAACTGAGTTTGGAATCAGGATTGGGCTCTGCAAAATATCCAGTCTTCTATTCGGCTCCTTGAGGATCAGGCTGAAAGTTGTAAGATTTCTGACTCAGAACGAAAAAGGCTATATGAGCTGAATGGAATGCAATGGAAGCTCTGCATATATGTTGAATCCATTTGGAGACAAAAGGCAAGGCAGTCTTGGCTCAAGCTGGGGGACAGAAACACTCGGTTCTTTCACATCTCAGCGAAAGTTAGGGGATGCAAAAACTATATTCGTTAGCTTATATACAACAGGAAGA is a window encoding:
- the LOC112328471 gene encoding PTI1-like tyrosine-protein kinase At3g15890; this encodes MSPTVKRTITDWALPLACERKFSELADPELNGKYDEEELRRVVFVSLVCAHTQPERRPTMLDVVELLKGESKEKLSKLENDEMFKAPQAADFDDKEISIAENSLDFISEEKDMNREVKEIVQENTHNS